A part of Solea solea chromosome 8, fSolSol10.1, whole genome shotgun sequence genomic DNA contains:
- the hnf1a gene encoding hepatocyte nuclear factor 1-alpha encodes MEGEETARAAMARPGRLTALQEQLIWALLESGLSRDVLVQAMGELEHDRTSAGAEKGERGDGESSEEGEMDFQPPIFHELEKLPPQELAKLRAEVDQLLQEDPWHVAKMVKSYMQQHNLPQREVVESTGLNQSHLSQHLNKGTPMKNQKRASLYTWYVKKQCEISQQFTNAKHGFASAEEQEEVRKGRRNRFKWGPASLQILFQAYERQKNPSKEEREGLVEECNRAECLQRGVSPSQLAGLGSNLVTEVRVYNWFANRRKEEAFRHKLALDTPFTSQPVSSSNHHLASSPDHGVKYSQHILCDTVSSGRGNGGERAGRLVVSPVQLEPSHTLLETHNPKQISSGGPLPPVSTLTSLHSLSSPTSSQGLIMASLPSVMSLGESSLLIGLTSAQPQTVPVINNVGGSFTTLQPISFQQQFHASSQQQMSQQLHSHMGANPFMATMTQLPCHMYAKSDSPQYHSSSLLSQAMVITDSSLGTLTSLAAVRQILTADPEEQTEQTLQEDSLHLQPHTPVPVSSESLELYPSSHTTDSHQSHLLSPSPADISSYIPTQMVSTAQ; translated from the exons atggagggagaggagacagCCAGAGCAGCCATGGCGAGGCCGGGTCGTCTGACCGCCCTTCAGGAGCAGCTGATCTGGGCCCTACTGGAATCGGGTCTGTCCAGAGACGTCCTGGTCCAGGCCATGGGCGAGCTGGAGCACGACAGAACCAGTGCCGGTGCTGAGAAGGGAGAGAGGGGCGACGGGGAGAGCTCCGAGGAGGGAGAAATGGATTTCCAACCACCCATATTCCATGAGTTGGAGAAGCTCCCACCACAAGAATTGGCTAAACTGAGGGCTGAAGTTGACCAGCTCTTGCA GGAAGATCCCTGGCATGTGGCAAAAATGGTGAAAAGCTACATGCAGCAGCACAATCTCCCTCAGAGAGAGGTGGTGGAATCCACCGGACTCAACCAGTCCCATCTCTCCCAGCACCTCAACAAAGGCACGCCAATGAAGAACCAGAAGAGAGCCTCTCTGTACACCTGGTATGTCAAGAAGCAGTGCGAGATCAGCCAGC AATTCACCAACGCCAAGCACGGCTTTGCCTCGGCGGAGGAGCAAGAAGAAGTCAGGAAGGGACGGAGGAACAGGTTCAAGTGGGGTCCAGCATCCCTGCAGATCCTTTTCCAAGCCTATGAGCGACAGAAGAACCCCAgcaaggaggagagagaggggctgGTGGAGGAATGTAACAG gGCAGAGTGTCTCCAGAGGGGAGTGTCGCCCTCTCAGCTGGCCGGACTGGGCTCCAACCTAGTCACCGAAGTCCGGGTGTACAACTGGTTTGCCAATCGCCGAAAAGAGGAGGCCTTCCGCCACAAACTGGCCCTCGACACACCTTTCACCAGCCAACCTGTCTCATCTTCTAACCACCACCTTGCATCAAGTCCTGATCATG GTGTAAAATACAGCCAGCACATCCTGTGTGACACGGTGAGCTCAGGCAGAGGGAACGGAGGAGAGCGAGCTGGACGTCTTGTGGTCAGCCCTGTCCAGCTGGAGCCCAGCCACACACTCCTTGAGACCCATAACCCCAAGCAG ATCTCCAGTGGTGGCCCACTGCCTCCAGTAAGCACTCTGACGTCCCTGCACAGTCTGTCTTCCCCCACGTCCTCCCAGGGGCTCATCATGGCCTCACTGCCGAGCGTCATGAGCCTGGGGGAGTCCTCACTTCTCATTG GTTTGACCTCGGCGCAGCCTCAGACTGTACCGGTCATCAACAACGTGGGAGGCAGTTTCACCACGCTTCAGCCCATCTCGTTCCAGCAACAGTTTCACGCTTCCTCACAACAGCAAAtgtcacagcagcttcacagtCACATGGGTGCCAACCCGTTCATGGCCACCATGActcagctgccgtgccaca TGTACGCCAAGTCGGATTCACCGCAGTACCATTCATCCAGTCTGCTGTCACAAGCCATGgtcatcactgacagcagcctGGGGACTCTGACCAGCCTCGCTGCTGTCAGACAG attCTAACAGCAGATCCTGAAGAACAAACAGAGCAGACTTTACAGGAAGACTCCCTGCACCTGCAGCCGCACACACCTGTGCCAG TGTCATCCGAAAGCCTGGAGCTTTATCCATCGTCTCACACCACAGACAGCCATCAGTCTCACCTGCTCTCACCTTCACCAGCAGACATCAGCTCCTACATCCCTACACAGATGGTCTCGACTGCACAGTAG
- the c8h12orf43 gene encoding protein CUSTOS, whose translation MASSVKNMVRTSDDKSSSSSSSDDETLRRCQEAVWESRTVKDKGESDKVKESKRVVVADHEHDGNELQVSQGFRTHVAKKLGNFLDRCISETQTTSSSCVASAKCDDEDEGFRLFSTSVPGQTAEEPPAPVRRRPLPSSSDSDSEMESRLREAAVSVKDLLPSALSPSSTQPPGSGKVKIKKKKNVAEEEEEEEECQIVKKKKKRRPTGEESVQVDCARSLNTKSSGEQQSSEQEHSQVKVKPKKKKKRCEGNTMD comes from the exons ATGGCGTCCTCGGTTAAAAACATGGTTCGCACGTCAGACgacaagagcagcagcagcagcagcagcgatgatGAGACGCTGAGGAGGTGTCAGGAAGCAGTGTGGGAGTCCCGGACTGTGAAAGACAAAGGTGAAAGT GACAAAGTCAAAGAATCAAAGCG GGTTGTTGTCGCTGACCATGAACATGATGGAAACGAGCTCCAGGTCAGCCAAGGGTTTCGAACGCATGTTGCTAAAAAGTTGGGAAATTTTCTTGACAG ATGCATTTCAGAAACGCAAACTACATCTTCGTCCTGTGTGGCATCAGCAaaatgtgatgatgaagatgaag ggTTTCGTCTGTTTTCCACATCAGTCCCGGGACAGACGGCTGAGGAGCCTCCTGCACCTGTGAGGCGTCGGCCTCTTCCCAGCTCAAG tgacagtgacagtgagatgGAATCGAGGCTGAGAGAGGCAGCCGTGTCCGTCAAAGATCTCTTACCCTCTGCACTCTCCCCGTCCTCAACGCAGCCTCCCGGCTCAGGGAaagtaaagataaagaaaaagaaaaacgtggcagaggaggaggaagaagaagaagagtgccaaattgttaagaaaaagaaaaagaggagaccGACTGGAGAGGAGAGTGTGCAAGTGGACTGTGCTCGCTCTCTGAATACTAAAAGCAGTGGCGAGCAGCAGAGCTCAGAACAGGAACACTCGCAGGTCAAAGTAAaaccgaagaagaagaagaaaaggtgtGAAGGAAACACAATGGACTAA
- the unc119.1 gene encoding protein unc-119 homolog B: protein MSGSRTKATPTLIAGQTDRDSGAETNHRERRSGGGMLKKLKSRRSQTDKWPVVTEDELRALGTDISPDHVLGLRAVTEDYLCKPEDNIYNIDFTRFKIRDLETGTVLFEIAKPPNSGPMESEEEIGDVDTSAGRFVRYQFTPAFLKLRTVGATVEFTVGDRPINSFRMIERHYFQGRLLKNFDFDFGFCIPNSRNTCEHIYEFPQLPDDLIRQMVEHPYETRSDSFYFVDNKLIMHNKADYAYNGEVFSPLWTFL, encoded by the exons ATGAGCGGCTCTCGAACCAAAGCGACACCAACACTTATCGCGGGACAGACGGACAGGGACAGCGGCGCGGAGACGAACCACCGGGAGAGAAGGAGCGGTGGAGGAATGCTGAAAAAGCTCAAGTCGAGGCGCAGTCAAACGGATAAGTGGCCTGTGGTCACGGAGGATGAGCTGCGGGCTCTGGGCACAGATATCTCCCCGGACCATGTCTTGGGTCTTCGGGCCGTCACAGAGG ACTATCTTTGCAAACCCGAAGACAACATCTACAACATAGACTTCACACGTTTCAAAATCAGAGACCTGGAGACGGGGACAGTTCTGTTTGAGATCGCCAAGCCTCCCAATAGTG GTCCGATGGAGAGCGAAGAGGAGATTGGCGATGTAGACACCAGTGCGGGGCGTTTTGTCCGATATCAGTTTACACCAGCCTTCCTAAAACTGCGCACTGTCGGTGCTAC TGTGGAGTTCACAGTGGGTGACCGGCCAATAAACAGCTTCCGTATGATTGAGAGGCATTACTTCCAGGGTCGCCTCCTCAagaactttgactttgacttcgGCTTTTGCATTCCCAACAGCCGCAACACATGCGAACACATTTATGAGTTTCCACAGCTTCCAGATGACCTCA TTCGCCAAATGGTGGAGCACCCTTATGAGACCAGGTCAGACAGTTTCTACTTTGTGGACAACAAACTCATCATGCACAACAAGGCTGACTATGCCTATAACGGAG aaGTATTCTCTCCTTTGTGGACATTCCTATGA
- the pop5 gene encoding ribonuclease P/MRP protein subunit POP5, which translates to MVRVKSRYLLCEITVSERSQLLQLDDRAVATAVRAAVARTHGDYGAAQCVIGFSVKYLNAHTGIVFLRFPKRCYRLLWSALPFITCIETRGHKIPCVLNCLHVGGTIRTCQKFLIKYNTQQLRQMLPKCKNDEEKQQVRKAILTCCLPGSNRKETEEDFESEDDEEE; encoded by the exons ATGGTGCGGGTGAAGTCGAG GTATCTGCTGTGTGAAATCACCGTGTCCGAGCGGAGCCAACTGCTGCAGCTGGACGACCGAGCAGTGGCGACGGCAGTGAGGGCAGCAGTGGCCCGCACACACGGAGACTACGGAGCGGCTCAGTGTGTCATCGGCTTCTCTG tgaaATATCTGAATGCTCATACTGGAATAGTATTTCTACGTTTCCCCAAAAGGTGCTACAGACTCCTCTGGTCTGCACTGCCTTTCATAACGTGCATTGAAACTCGTGGGCACAAAATTCCATGTGTTCTAAATTGTTTGCATGTGGGAG GAACCATAAGAACATGTCAGAAGTTTCTGatcaaatacaacacacaacagCTCCGTCAAATGCTTCCGAAATGTAAAAATGACG AGGAGAAACAACAGGTTCGTAAGGCAATTCTGACGTGCTGTCTACCAGGCAGCAACAGAAAAGAAACTGAAGAGGATTTTGAGAGTGAAGACGATGAAGAAGAGTGA
- the rnf10 gene encoding RING finger protein 10, producing the protein MPESSAALCPELVHCTQINMEKNPNSSANTKVPPRSSSAGATAGESKPKTEGKNNGGSKRYSRKREPSFPKTDSFAGPRRTNSQKSKNFDKRPPQRGGARQYGLAGGGRREEVAETHRAEFSPAQFAGPKKISLNHLLNFTFEPRGGNGGVGDGGHSGWGRRNKWGHKHKPFNKELFLQANCQFVVTDDQDYKAHFTDPDTLVNWDCVQQVRIYSHEVPSCPICLYPPLAARITRCGHIFCWPCMLHYLSLGDKSWSKCPICYEAVHTADLKSVVAMETRQYAVGEVITMRLMRREKGTLVAMPSSEWVKVEEPVCFGDACLGPYSKLLLASSAQVLSLVTEDKSALQVQLNQEDDVQGCFIQSALCLLQEREEMLLKQQLAATADGFDLSSLTLEEPSPLVEEVVTIVTSAKSVLQYSSAFDDEVLELPEEPPGLPEAVLESVLEEPPEDLMDAAPEPLLDEENPAEQDLTEHTQPARPSASVVHGPYYYFYQADDCQQMFLHPVNVRCLLREYGSLEAGPDSITATVVETVGHTVTEEVRRRNRYLAHLPLTCEFSICELALQPPVISKETLETFADELEKRKRLRQKKARDEKRREKRIEMEENKKQGKYPEVHIGLENLQHFPAFGSPPHNYSPPVQPDFTFAPPSPLSSSPSSDGMRFPSLSGQSPPPTVGSVEDDSHCMSFAQMLRDGKARADAGPRIAPKTDKLLAPPAADSDGESDGSDRVPVPSFQNSFSQAFEKALLQLDSGSASPPQPVVDPDEKGGKKKKKKQKLLFSTSMVHTK; encoded by the exons ATGCCAGAGAGCTCGGCGGCTCTCTGCCCGGAGCTCGTTCACTGCACGCAGATAAACATGGAGAAAAACCCCAACAGCAGCGCCAACACCAAGGTTCCGCCTCGTTCCAGCTCCGCTGGTGCAACAGCGGGAGAATCTAAACCCAAAACAG AAGGTAAAAATAATGGTGGCTCCAAGCGCTACAGCCGCAAGCGCGAGCCCTCCTTTCCTAAAACCGACAGTTTCGCAGGCCCTCGTCGCACCAATTCACAGAAAAGCAAGAATTTTGACAAGAGACCCCCCCAGAGAGGTGGAGCACGACAGTATGGACTTGCAGGTGGAGGACGACGCGAGGAG GTAGCAGAGACACACCGGGCCGAGTTTAGCCCGGCTCAGTTTGCTGGTCCGAAAAAAATAAGTCTGAACCACCTGTTGAATTTTACCTTTGAACCTCGTGGAGGTAATGGTGGCGTCGGAGATGGAGGCCATTCCGGTTGGGGCCGCCGAAACAAATGGGGCCACAAGCACAAGCCCTTCAACAAGGAGCTTTTTCTGCAGGCCAA TTGCCAGTTTGTTGTGACGGATGACCAGGACTACAAGGCTCACTTCACTGATCCAGACACTCTGGTCAACTGGGACTGTGTGCAGCAAGTG CGCATCTACAGTCATGAAGTGCCGTCTTGCCCCATCTGCCTCTACCCTCCTTTGGCAGCACGCATCACCCGGTGTGGACACATCTTCTGCTGGCCTTGCATGCTGCACTACCTTTCCCTCGGTGACAAGAGCTGGTCCAAGTGTCCTATCTGCTATGAGGCCGTGCACACTGCTGACCTGAAGAG CGTGGTCGCCATGGAGACCAGGCAGTATGCAGTTGGTGAAGTAATCACCATGCGCCTGATGCGCAGGGAAAAGGGGACTCTGGTGGCCATGCCAAGCTCTGAGTGGGTGAAGGTGGAGGAGCCTGTTTGTTTTGGAG ATGCGTGTCTTGGCCCGTACTCCAAGCTGCTGCTGGCCTCGTCAGCGCAGGTCCTGAGTCTGGTGACTGAGGATAAGTCTGCCCTGCAGGTGCAGCTTAACCAAGAAGATGACGTCCAAGGCTGTTTCATCCAGAGCGCTCTTTGTCTTCTGCAG GAGCGAGAGGAAATGTTGCTGAAGCAGCAGTTGGCGGCTACAGCAGACGGCTTTGATTTGTCTTCGCTGACTCTCGAAGAACCTTCTCCCCTCGTGGAGGAAGTGGTGACGATCGTCACGAGTGCCAAG TCTGTGCTgcagtattcctctgcatttgacgaCGAGGTGCTGGAGCTCCCAGAGGAGCCGCCAGGCTTACCTGAAGCCGTCCTGGAGAGCGTGCTGGAAGAGCCTCCTGAGGATTTAATGGACGCGGCCCCAGAACCGCTGCTGGATGAGGAGAACCCGGCAGAGCAGGACCTGACTGAGCACACACAGCCAGCTCGCCCCTCAGCCAGTGTGGTGCATGGACCATACTACTATTTCTACCAAG CTGACGACTGCCAGCAGATGTTCCTACATCCGGTGAATGTCCGCTGTCTGCTGCGTGAGTACGGCAGCTTGGAGGCCGGTCCTGACTCCATCACCGCCACAGTGGTGGAGACTGTGGGACACACGGTCACTGAG GAGGTCCGTCGTCGGAATCGCTATCTGGCTCATTTGCCACTCACCTGTGAATTCAGTATTTGTGAGTTGGCTCTGCAGCCGCCAGTCATCTCCAAAGAAACTCTGGAGACGTTTGCAG ATGAATTGGAGAAAAGAAAGCGCCTGAGGCAGAAGAAGGCGAGGGACGAGAAGCGCAGAGAGAAGCGAATCGAAATGGAAGAGAACAAGAAGCAGGGTAAAT ATCCTGAGGTACACATTGGACTGGAGAACCTTCAGCATTTCCCTGCGTTCGGCTCGCCACCTCACAACTATAGCCCTCCCGTTCAACCTGACTTCACCTTTGCCCCGCCCTCGCCTCTGAGCAGCAGCCCCTCCTCTG ATGGGATGAGATTTCCGAGTCTGAGCGGACAAAGCCCCCCACCCACTGTTGGTAGTGTGGAGGATGACTCCCACTGCATGTCCTTTGCACAG ATGTTAAGAGATGGTAAAGCCAGAGCTGATGCTGGGCCCAGAATCGCTCCAAAGACAG ATAAGCTCCTCGCTCCCCCAGCAGCGGACAGCGACGGAGAGAGTGACGGCTCGGACCGCGTCCCAGTGCCCAGCTTCCAGAACTCTTTCAGCCAGGCCTTTGAGAAGGCCCTCCTGCAGCTGGACAGTGGTTCAGCTTCTCCTCCACAACCTGTGGTTGACCCAG ATGAGAaaggaggaaagaagaagaagaaaaagcagaaacTTCTGTTCAGCACATCCATGGTTCACACAAAGTAG